Proteins encoded by one window of Vibrio rumoiensis:
- the mltF gene encoding membrane-bound lytic murein transglycosylase MltF, producing the protein MKLCSHFQYKRLVFMLFILIGITACKPDSKSMTDIEKIQERGVLRVGTLNNQLSYFIGSEGPTGLEYELAKQFADELGVKLEIKPVYHLTGLLPALENHEVDIVAAGLSHTPDRLKKFNAGPAYYYVSQQVIYKKGTWRPRNLQQLIDKKAELHVVKGSQYEYTLTQLSKIHPDLKWKATATEDNTDLLKDVSEGKIDFTVVDSVSLSITQRLHPNLALAFELTEDQPISWFIRKTDDDSLYALVLEFFGNFNQSGKLAILEEKYFGHIQSFDYVDTRAFIRSLDTKLPQYKKLFQTYSKEFDWRLIAALSYQESHWNPHATSPTGVRGMMMLTQSTAKMVGVRDRLNPSESIRGGVEYLRRVTQRIPDSIPEYEKIWFALASYNVGYGHVMDARRITLHENANPDSWADVKERLPKLRIPGYYKYTRYGFARGDEAKNYVENIRRYYQTIIGYESENQMLSPNGDTDDFQVIPATVSNADTSNVDEQVEPHASDDASTDK; encoded by the coding sequence ATAAAACTTTGTTCTCATTTCCAATATAAGCGATTGGTTTTTATGTTGTTTATCCTAATTGGAATAACCGCATGTAAGCCAGATAGCAAATCAATGACTGATATAGAAAAGATCCAAGAACGCGGTGTTTTACGGGTGGGTACTTTAAATAATCAGCTTTCCTATTTTATCGGTTCAGAGGGACCAACTGGGCTAGAATATGAGCTAGCAAAACAGTTTGCAGATGAATTAGGTGTAAAACTTGAAATTAAGCCTGTCTATCACCTAACCGGATTACTTCCGGCTTTAGAAAACCACGAAGTAGACATCGTGGCTGCAGGCTTAAGTCATACTCCTGACCGCTTAAAAAAATTTAATGCAGGCCCTGCTTATTATTATGTAAGCCAACAAGTGATTTATAAGAAAGGCACTTGGCGCCCAAGAAATTTGCAGCAATTGATTGATAAAAAAGCTGAACTTCATGTCGTTAAAGGTTCTCAGTACGAATATACATTAACGCAATTAAGTAAAATTCATCCTGATTTAAAATGGAAAGCGACGGCGACTGAAGATAATACTGATTTATTAAAAGATGTATCAGAAGGTAAAATTGATTTCACTGTCGTTGATTCTGTCTCACTTTCTATCACACAAAGACTTCACCCTAATCTCGCTTTAGCATTTGAATTAACAGAAGATCAACCGATCTCTTGGTTCATTCGTAAAACCGATGATGACTCTTTATATGCATTAGTGTTGGAATTTTTTGGCAACTTTAACCAATCAGGAAAACTGGCGATCTTAGAAGAAAAATATTTCGGTCATATCCAAAGTTTTGATTATGTGGATACCAGAGCCTTTATTCGCTCTTTAGATACCAAGCTTCCCCAATATAAAAAATTATTCCAAACGTACTCAAAAGAATTTGATTGGCGCCTGATTGCTGCGCTCTCTTATCAAGAGTCACACTGGAACCCTCACGCCACATCTCCAACAGGGGTTAGAGGGATGATGATGTTAACCCAGTCCACGGCAAAAATGGTTGGGGTGCGAGATCGCCTTAATCCATCAGAATCCATTCGCGGTGGGGTTGAATACTTAAGGCGAGTCACACAACGTATCCCAGATTCAATTCCAGAGTACGAGAAAATCTGGTTTGCTCTTGCCTCTTATAACGTAGGTTATGGGCATGTTATGGATGCAAGACGTATTACTCTTCATGAAAATGCCAACCCAGACTCATGGGCTGACGTAAAAGAACGACTGCCGAAATTAAGAATCCCTGGTTATTATAAATATACTCGTTATGGGTTTGCTCGTGGCGATGAGGCAAAAAATTACGTTGAAAACATACGCCGTTACTACCAGACAATTATCGGTTATGAATCGGAAAATCAGATGTTAAGCCCAAATGGTGACACTGATGATTTTCAGGTTATTCCAGCAACAGTAAGCAATGCCGATACAAGTAACGTCGATGAACAAGTCGAGCCACACGCATCAGATGACGCCAGTACAGATAAATAA
- a CDS encoding type IV pilus modification PilV family protein encodes MISKQQGFSLIEVLITFIILIVGIMGLIKLQTYMERQADYAENCIKALHLAEAQLELFRTRSVSGADGTITFASISSGSSVSGVYTSQWIVTDSLSGALKTINIETGWNNRWNERQSVALKTMISKYNEFDN; translated from the coding sequence ATGATTTCTAAACAACAAGGCTTTAGCTTAATTGAAGTGTTGATTACTTTTATCATTCTTATCGTCGGCATTATGGGGTTAATCAAGTTACAAACCTATATGGAAAGGCAGGCGGATTACGCTGAAAATTGCATTAAAGCACTTCACTTGGCTGAGGCCCAATTAGAACTATTTCGTACTCGCTCAGTAAGTGGCGCAGATGGGACAATAACGTTTGCTTCTATTTCAAGTGGTTCTAGTGTTTCTGGAGTTTACACTTCTCAATGGATTGTGACTGATTCGTTGTCGGGAGCTTTAAAAACGATCAATATAGAAACAGGCTGGAATAACCGCTGGAATGAGCGACAATCTGTTGCACTGAAAACTATGATCTCTAAATACAATGAATTTGATAACTGA
- the tadA gene encoding tRNA adenosine(34) deaminase TadA: MCLDSEDKPQVTFSEQDKVFMQRAMQLAGIAEEHGEVPVGAILVKEGKIIAEGWNASICGHDATAHAEIVTLRKAGQTLQNYRLLDTTLYVTLEPCPMCAGALLHSRVGRIVFGAYDLKAGAAGTVLNLFESQASYHYAQVEGGLLEEECRHQLQAFFKRRRKEIKQARKLKNLKVKPEEKDPGE, from the coding sequence ATGTGTTTAGATAGTGAGGATAAGCCTCAAGTTACTTTTAGTGAGCAAGACAAAGTGTTTATGCAGCGCGCTATGCAACTTGCCGGTATCGCGGAAGAGCATGGTGAAGTGCCTGTGGGAGCGATACTCGTCAAAGAGGGCAAGATCATTGCTGAAGGTTGGAATGCTTCAATTTGTGGGCATGATGCAACGGCACATGCTGAAATTGTTACACTGCGGAAAGCAGGACAAACGTTACAAAATTATCGTCTTTTAGATACCACATTATATGTCACTCTCGAGCCTTGCCCAATGTGTGCGGGGGCTTTATTACATAGCCGAGTCGGTCGCATTGTTTTCGGCGCTTATGACTTAAAAGCAGGAGCGGCTGGAACAGTTTTAAATTTGTTCGAAAGTCAGGCTTCTTATCACTACGCTCAAGTAGAAGGTGGTTTATTGGAAGAAGAGTGTCGTCATCAGTTACAGGCTTTTTTTAAGCGTCGCCGTAAAGAAATAAAACAAGCAAGAAAGTTGAAAAATTTGAAGGTTAAACCAGAAGAAAAGGATCCTGGAGAATGA